The Syntrophorhabdaceae bacterium DNA window TTCTCTCGTTGTGCTGTCGAAGAAGTTGTCTCTCGCGCTCGCTTCTAAAGAAAAACAGATTTAGGGAACACGTAAGAGATATGTCTCATGTTAAGCGTCTATCGTCGCGTCATCACAAGATTATTTCACGGAGGTAAAAGCGTGCATGGAAACAATAAGAAAATTTGAGCGTGTCTGTGAGATTGTGGATCAGAATGGCAGAAACCCTTCCCGGCTTATCCCTATCCTCCAAGCGGTTCAGGTCGAATACCGTTACCTGCCGCAAGAGATACTCACCTTTGTGGCAACGTCTCTCGGTTTGTCCCCGGCACGGGTATTTGGTGTTGCCACATTTTACTCTCTGTTTACCCTCAAGCCAAAGGGCAAGTATCTTATCCGCATATGTGACGGCACGGCCTGTCACGTCAAGGGGTCTATGGACCTCCACGAAGTCCTGTCGAAGAAACTCAACCTCACTTTACACACCGACACCACGCCCGATATGCTCTTTACCCTGGAGAAGGTCAATTGTCTGGGCGCGTGCGGGCTGGCTCCTGCCATGATGATCAATGACGAGGTTTACGGCCAGCTGACCAGGAAAAAGGCAAACGATATTATCGATGGTATTTTCAATAAGGAGATCGGTCATGAACCTCACAATGATGGGAATTAATAAGACAAAACGCGATTTCGAAAAATACGAGGCGGCCATAAGCCGGCGCGTTCTTGTATGTGCAGGTACAGGTTGTCTCGTGAACGGATCATTGAAAATCTATGAAGAACTGATCAAGGCCGCCAAAAAGGCAAAAATCGGGGCGATCATCGAACTGAAGAAGGAAGAAGAAGGCGTCTTTATATCGAAAACGG harbors:
- a CDS encoding NAD(P)H-dependent oxidoreductase subunit E; translation: METIRKFERVCEIVDQNGRNPSRLIPILQAVQVEYRYLPQEILTFVATSLGLSPARVFGVATFYSLFTLKPKGKYLIRICDGTACHVKGSMDLHEVLSKKLNLTLHTDTTPDMLFTLEKVNCLGACGLAPAMMINDEVYGQLTRKKANDIIDGIFNKEIGHEPHNDGN